A stretch of DNA from Sphingomonas ginkgonis:
GCGCCGGCCGCCTAGTCGGGCGGCATGGACATGATCCGAGAAGACCAGATCGATGCCGCCCCGCTCTCCGGCAAGCGGGTGGCGATCATCGGCTATGGCAACCAGGGGCGGGCGCAGGCGCTCAACCTGCGCGACAGCGGCATCGACGTGGTGGTGGGCCAGCGCGCCGGCTCCGCCGCGATTCCCCGGGCTCGCGAAGACGGGTTGATGGTGGTGGCGCCGGTTGAAGCGGTTGCCGACGCGGACCTCGCCATGCTGCTGGTGCCCGACGAGCATCTGCCCGCCCTCTACCGCGAGCTCGAGCCGGCGCTGAGCCCCGGCCGCGCGATCGGTTTCAGCCATGGCCTCGCGGTCCACTTCGGGCTGCTGACGCCGCGTCCCGACCTCGACGTGCTGATGATCGCGCCCAAGGGGCCCGGCACGGCGCTCCGCAGCCTCTACCGCGACGGCAAGGGGATGATTGCGCTGGTCGCCGTCCACCAGGACGCGAGCGGCCGGGCACGCGCGCTGGCGCTGGCCTATGCGAAGGCGCTGGGCTGCGGACGCGCCGGGATCATCGAATCCAGCTTCGAGGAGGAATGCGTTTCCGACCTGTTTAACGAACAGGCGGTGGTCTGGGGCGCGGTTCCCGACATCCTGGTCGCCGGTTGGCAGACCCTCGTCGCCGCCGGCATCTCGGAGGAAGTCGCCTACCTCGAGTGCGTGTCCGAGCTGAAGCTGCTCGCCGGGCTGATCGAGGACCGCGGTCTCGCCGGCATGCGCGAGGCGATCAGCAACACGGCCGAACTCGGCGCGGCGCTCGGCGGACCGCGCATCGTCGACGAGGGGGTGCGCGAGCGGATGGCGGCGATCCTCGCGAGCGTCCGTTCCGGCGCCTTCACCGACGAACTGCAGCGCGAGCGGGACTCGGACTATGCCCGGCTTCGCGAGCGGCGGAAGGGCGACCGCGCCTCGCCGCTCGAGGCTGCCCGCACCCGCCTGTTTCCGTCGGGCTAGCCGACGATCTCCCGCGGTCCATGGCGGTCGCCGGTGCTGGCGCGCTCGAGATAGGCGCGCTGCATCTGGCGATGGGCGTCGGCCGCATGGGGGTCCATGGCTTCGGTGGCGCGAGCCTCTTCCTCGGCGGCGCGCCTGGCGAAGTAGATCCGGTTCTCTTCCACCGTTCGTCTCCTTCGATAGCCGAGTCCGATGGGTAGCAGAACGGTATCGACCGCGCCAGTTCCCCGCTGACAGGCAGATGACGCCGTCGCCTAGAAGCGCGTGCCGATCAGCAGCGCGCCCTGGTGCCGGGTCACGTCCGACTGGTAGTTGGTGTAGCGATACTCCAGCCCGACAAAGGCCTTGCCACCGAGCGAACCCTGGACGCCGCCGCCAAGGCGGAGGCCGTCCAGCGTCGTGCTGGCGCGAAGGTTGCCGTCGCGACCGGTGAAGCGGGCGTTGCTGTAGCCCGCCTTCAGGTAGAGATTGGTCCGGCTCGCGACCGCCAGGCTGACCCGCCCACCGGCGTAGAGGTCGCGGCTGGCGCGGATGCTCGCCGTCGAGTCGCTCGCCTTGAGCGTCGAATCGGTCGCCTCGACATCGACGCCGAGCGAGACGCGGCTCGTCGCCGCGAAGTCGAAGCCGGCGCCCAGGCCATAGAGGATGCCCTCGTCGCCGACATGGCCGCCAAGGCCAAGATCGTCGAGCTCGAGCCGGACATGGTCGACCCCGAGCACCGCCTCGACATGGGCCCCGACCGGGCCGGTCGGCCCGCCCTGGGCAGCCGCCGGCGCAGCGATGGCGGTCGTCGCGGCAACGGCCGCGAGCGCAACAAACTTGTTCACAATAGTTCCCCCGGAACGATGATTAGGCACGCCCCCCGGCGTGCCGGCGAGCGAATGCAATGTTTCAGCGGAGTGAAAAAGATGCTGGGGCCACGCCGGCCTGCTTTTCGCGGGCTCGTGTCGGCGGCGCAACAATCCGAAGCAAGTTCAGCGCGCTTGGGCCGTCTTTTGACACGATGGTGCTCCTGGATGGTGGAGATGTAGCCCGACTGCAGTCATGCTTCAGCGATCGTCGACAACCCGCCCGGCCGGGAAGTTCGAGCCGACCGGGCTGCTCACCTCCGGCCGAACAGCTTTTCGACGTCAGGCATGGAAAGTTTCACCGAGGTGGGTGCACGAAACAAGGGAGTGCGAATGTCCGCAATGGGTGGAAAGCGGACGTTCGCAGTCAGCTTGCCGCTCGGACGAACTGACTCGCAAACTTCACATTATATGCGTAGAACTCGCCATCCGGCGTCCTGACTAACCCCGTGATGTTGGAACGTTGAAATGTGTCCTCACAGGCCTCGTTGTTGATTTTCAGGCTCACGGTGAGAGCACCGTCATCTTCACCGACCAACTTGTAGTCGTAATCGATTGCTTGGCCGAAACAGGTAACTTCCCCTCCGTTCACAATCAGTTCGGCTGCGGGGTCTTCGACGGCGACCCAGCGTCCCTGCATCTCACTCGGAAGCGGTGCATCGCGACCTAATTGCTCCACTGCTCATGCCCTCCCATCGAAAGATCCGCCATTTCAAGGTCGGGCCTAATGTCCGCAATGGGTCGAAAGCGGACGTTCGTCATTGTGCCATCTGGACAGCGTCCAGAGCATTCAGCCATATCAAGACAACGCCGCTCGTGAAGACGGGAAGCAAGGCGATGTGGGCAATGACATTGTTCCTAAAGAGGCTCCGCTCACTATCGCGGTGCGCTCTCCCGTAGAGGTCGGTATCGAAGTAGCCCTCCATGGCCGCCGTGTAGAGCTTTCTGGCAAAATCCCAGACGAGCCACGGCCCACCGGTCGACACGATGAGAAGCCAAAGGCTGCTCAAGTATCGAGTTTTCGGGACGGCAATCGCCAGCAAGGCGGCAACCACACCAAACAGGATCACGAACAAGAGGCGACGGCGTCGAAGCACACCCCAACCTACCTCGCCACTCAATGTATGCAATCGATCGAGCTCGGACCTTTGGCTCGAATGTCCGCAATGGGTCGGGAGCAGACATTGGCCCGGTAATCACGGCTGTCCCACCTGACCAACTCATCGGTCTCGAGCTAAGCCCTTCATTTCCGTCCGAAAAGCCGCTCCACGTCAGGCATGGAAAGCTTCACCCAGGTCGGGCGGCCGTGGTTGCACTGGCCGCTGTGCGGCGTGACTTCCATCTCGCGCAGCAAGGCGTTCATCTCGGCGACGGAGAGGATCCGTCCCGCCCGGACCGAGCCGTGGCAGGCCATGGTGGCCGCGACATGGTCGAGCCGGTCCTGCAACGCCATCACCCCGCCCAGCTCGGCGGCCTGCGCGGCGAGATCGCGGACGAGCCCTTCGACGTCGGCTCGGCCGAGGGCGGCGGGCGTGGCGCGGACGAGGATCGCCGTCGGCCCGAACCGTTCCAGCTCCAGTCCGAGCGCGGCGAGTTCGCCGGTCAGCTCCTCGACCCGGTCGGCATCCGGCTCGTCGAGCTCGACCACCACCGGCAGCAGCAGCGGCTGGCTCGACGTGGCGCCGCCGGTCCGCGCCGCGCGCATCCGCTCGAGCACCAGCCGCTCGTGCGCGGCATGCTGGTCGACGATCACCAGCCCGTCCTCCGCCTCGGCGACGATGTAGGTCGCCGCGACCTGCCCGCGGGCGACGCCGAGCGGATGGCTCGGCACCGGCGCGGTCGCCGGCTCGGCACGCGCGGCGGGTGCGGCGGTGAAGAGCGAGCGGCTTTCCGCCACCATCAGCCCGGCGAACGGGGCCGGCGGAGGAAAGGGCATGGGCGCGGTCCCGAGATCCGGACCCGCGCCTCCCGGCCGGACCGGCTCGACCGTCCAGTTCACCGGCGCCGCCGCCTGATCGTGGATTCCGCTGCGGTGCCCCGCCTCGTCCAGTGCCGCGCGGAGCCCGCCGACGATGAGGCCGCGCACCGCCTGCGGGTCGCGGAAGCGGACCTCGGTCTTGGCCGGGTGGACGTTGATGTCGACCTCTTCCCCTGGCAGCACCAGGAACAGGGCGGCGAGCGGGTGGCGGTCGCGGGCGAGCAGGTCGCGGTAGGCGGCGCGGAGCGCCCCGACCAGCAGCCGGTCCTTGACCGGCCGGGCGTTGACGAACAGGAACTGCTGGTCCGCCGCGCCGCGATTGAAGGTCGGCAGGCTGACCACCCCGCCCAGCTGCAGCCCGCCGCGAACGAGGTCGATGCCGACGCCGCTCCGCGCGAGGCCCGGGTCGAGCAGCGCGGCGACCCGGTTCTGCAGCGTGTCCGGCTGGACCGACAGCACCCTGCGCCCATCGTGCTGGACCGAAAAGGCAACGTCGGGCCGCGCCATTGCCAGCCGCCGCATCGCGTCCAGGCACGCGGCATATTCGGCGCGGGGAGAGCGGAGGAACTTGCGCCGGGCGGGCACCTTGCCGAACAGCTCCTCGACCCTGACCCGGGTGCCCGGCGGAAGCGCCGCCGGCCCCTCGCCCGCCGGTTGGCCGTGATCCACCACCAGCCGCCAGCCCTCGGCGCCCCGGACCCGGCTCTCCAGCGTGAAGCGGGCGACGCTGGCGATCGACGGCAGCGCCTCGCCGCGGAAGCCGAAGCTCGCCACCGCCTCGATTCGCTCGTCCGGGAGCTTGGAAGTGGCGTGCCGCTCGAGCGCGAGGCGCATGTCGTCGGGGCTCATCCCCGACCCGTCGTCGGCCACCTCGACGAGGTCGAGCCCGCCGGCAGCGAGCCTTACGTCGACGTTCCGAGCCCCGGCGTCGAGCGCATTCTCGACCAGCTCCTTGAGCGCGCTTGCCGGCCGCTCCACCACCTCGCCGGCGGCGATGCGGTCGACGAGATGCGAGGGCAGCCTTCTTATTGACATGGATGATGCTCTAGCCCAATCCGAGCGAACCTGCGAAGCGCCTGATTTCTCCAGATTTACGGCGCGCTTGCCGGTACCGGTTTAATCATCCGTGAAGAGCACTTCGGGCAGGGCGCAGGCCACACGGGCAACAGCGAGAGACAAGTAGGGCATGTTCTGGACGCGCTGGTTCAAATGGATGTCGCACGACATGGCGATCGACCTCGGGACGGCCAACACGCTGGTCTATGTCCGGGGCCGCGGCATCGTCCTCAACGAGCCCTCGGTCGTCGCGATCGAGACCATCAACGGCGTCAAGAAGGTCAAGGCGGTCGGTGACGACGCCAAGCTGATGATGGGCAAGACGCCCGACCAGATCGAAGCCATCCGCCCGCTGCGCGACGGGGTCATCGCCGACATCGATGTCGCCGAGCAGATGATCAAGCACTTCATCCACAAGGTCCACGGCGGCAAGATGCGCGCCTGGCGCTTTCCGGAAATCGTGATCTGCGTGCCCTCGGGCTCGACCAGCGTCGAGCGCCGCGCGATCCGCGACGCCGCGTCGAACGCCGGCGCCAGCGCCGTCTACCTGATCGAGGAGCCGATGGCCGCCGCGATCGGCGCCGACATGCCGGTGACCGAGCCGATCGGCTCGATGGTCGTCGACATCGGCGGCGGCACCACCGAGGTCGCCGTCCTCTCGCTCCGCGGCCTCGCCTACACGACGTCGGTGCGGGTCGGCGGCGACAAGATGGACGAGGCGATCTCCTCCTACGTCCGGCGCAACCACAATCTGCTGATCGGTGAAGCGACCGCCGAGCGGATCAAGCAGGAGGTCGGGATCGCCAAGCCGCCGGTCGACGGCATCGGCAAGACCGTCCACATCAAGGGCCGCGACCTCGTCAATGGCGTGCCCAAGGAAATCTCGATCAACCAGGGCCAGATCGCCGAGGCGCTGTCGGAACCGGTGGGCACGATCGTCGAGGGCGTCCGGATCGCGCTCGAGAACACCGCGCCCGAGCTCGCCGCCGACATCTGCGACCAGGGCATCGTGCTGACCGGCGGCGGCGCGCTGCTGCAGGGCCTCGACGAGGTGCTGCGCGACGAGACCGGGCTGCCGGTCACGGTCGCCGAGGATCCGCTGACCTGCGTCGCCCTGGGCACCGGCCGGGCGCTCGAGGAAGAGCAGTTCCGCGGCGTCCTCCAGACCGCGTAAGAGGGGGATAGCAGGTGGCGCCGCCGACAGGTGCGCGCCCGGGCTGGTCGCGGCGGGCGCAGTATAGCCTCTTCTTCAGCTTCCTGGCGGCGATCGCCGGCCTGGTGGTGGGACTGGTCCTGCTCGCCATGTCGCTGGTGGCGCCCAAGGCCTTTGCGGGCGTCCGCGGCGCGGCGCTCGACGCCTCGGCCCCAGTCACCGGGGCGTTGCGCGAGGTGGTCGACACGGCCAGCGGGATCACGACCGGGGCCGGCAACTACTGGGACGCCGCGACCCAGAACGGCAAGCTCAAGGCCGAGCGCGACGGGATGCGCCGCGAGATCCTCGAGGCCCGCGCGATCATGCAGGAGAACCGCCAGCTCAAGGCGGCGCTCGAGCTTCGCGAGCACAGCCGAGAGGCGGTCGCCTCGGGGCGCGTGGTCGGCTCCAGCTTC
This window harbors:
- the ilvC gene encoding ketol-acid reductoisomerase, encoding MIREDQIDAAPLSGKRVAIIGYGNQGRAQALNLRDSGIDVVVGQRAGSAAIPRAREDGLMVVAPVEAVADADLAMLLVPDEHLPALYRELEPALSPGRAIGFSHGLAVHFGLLTPRPDLDVLMIAPKGPGTALRSLYRDGKGMIALVAVHQDASGRARALALAYAKALGCGRAGIIESSFEEECVSDLFNEQAVVWGAVPDILVAGWQTLVAAGISEEVAYLECVSELKLLAGLIEDRGLAGMREAISNTAELGAALGGPRIVDEGVRERMAAILASVRSGAFTDELQRERDSDYARLRERRKGDRASPLEAARTRLFPSG
- a CDS encoding outer membrane protein; its protein translation is MNKFVALAAVAATTAIAAPAAAQGGPTGPVGAHVEAVLGVDHVRLELDDLGLGGHVGDEGILYGLGAGFDFAATSRVSLGVDVEATDSTLKASDSTASIRASRDLYAGGRVSLAVASRTNLYLKAGYSNARFTGRDGNLRASTTLDGLRLGGGVQGSLGGKAFVGLEYRYTNYQSDVTRHQGALLIGTRF
- the mutL gene encoding DNA mismatch repair endonuclease MutL, whose protein sequence is MSIRRLPSHLVDRIAAGEVVERPASALKELVENALDAGARNVDVRLAAGGLDLVEVADDGSGMSPDDMRLALERHATSKLPDERIEAVASFGFRGEALPSIASVARFTLESRVRGAEGWRLVVDHGQPAGEGPAALPPGTRVRVEELFGKVPARRKFLRSPRAEYAACLDAMRRLAMARPDVAFSVQHDGRRVLSVQPDTLQNRVAALLDPGLARSGVGIDLVRGGLQLGGVVSLPTFNRGAADQQFLFVNARPVKDRLLVGALRAAYRDLLARDRHPLAALFLVLPGEEVDINVHPAKTEVRFRDPQAVRGLIVGGLRAALDEAGHRSGIHDQAAAPVNWTVEPVRPGGAGPDLGTAPMPFPPPAPFAGLMVAESRSLFTAAPAARAEPATAPVPSHPLGVARGQVAATYIVAEAEDGLVIVDQHAAHERLVLERMRAARTGGATSSQPLLLPVVVELDEPDADRVEELTGELAALGLELERFGPTAILVRATPAALGRADVEGLVRDLAAQAAELGGVMALQDRLDHVAATMACHGSVRAGRILSVAEMNALLREMEVTPHSGQCNHGRPTWVKLSMPDVERLFGRK
- a CDS encoding rod shape-determining protein → MFWTRWFKWMSHDMAIDLGTANTLVYVRGRGIVLNEPSVVAIETINGVKKVKAVGDDAKLMMGKTPDQIEAIRPLRDGVIADIDVAEQMIKHFIHKVHGGKMRAWRFPEIVICVPSGSTSVERRAIRDAASNAGASAVYLIEEPMAAAIGADMPVTEPIGSMVVDIGGGTTEVAVLSLRGLAYTTSVRVGGDKMDEAISSYVRRNHNLLIGEATAERIKQEVGIAKPPVDGIGKTVHIKGRDLVNGVPKEISINQGQIAEALSEPVGTIVEGVRIALENTAPELAADICDQGIVLTGGGALLQGLDEVLRDETGLPVTVAEDPLTCVALGTGRALEEEQFRGVLQTA